The Pricia mediterranea genome includes a window with the following:
- a CDS encoding efflux RND transporter permease subunit produces MSKIKKNAEKEFRPSSWAIDNPSVIYVLIGIFLWLGFSAYMAMPREDFPEIIETKIYISTPFPGNTAEDIERLITDPLEDRLKNVSNVIEVVSTSQEDYSIITVEFDEDITVESAKQKVKDEVDGEKASEDWPLFNGAKVEPNIFDLNFSEEFPIMNINFTGDYPVQRLKEFAEYLQDEIEDLPEIKQADIRGVQEKEVEVAVDVYKMMAAKVSFQDVINAISNGNMTMSAGNLKIGGQRRTVRIIGEIENPKQLNDFVVKSENGAVYLKDIANVTFDEKDKTTYAREFGESVVMLDVKKRAGRNSISAADKIKEIIKETQANYFPSDLHISITNDSSTRTLNQVDDLVNNIIFGIILVVTVLMFFLGFRNALFVGFAIPMSMFMSFMILNGLGYTLNTMILFGMIMGLGMLVDNGIVVVENVYRLMDEGMSRTEAAKKGIGEIAVPIIISTLTTVAAFVPLGLWPGIFGQFMKYFPITLSVVLGSSLFVAIFMNSMLVSNFMETGEKELKLRQLIRLSIILGGLGAIILAFGGALRGLGTVLLVTALMFWVYKYFLKGWAVNFQRHSMVRFENWYETRLKHALRGGNVYWYFGLTFLLLIAVFILFGASIGAGRTKIEFFPDNTPNEIFVYLEYPEGTSIEKTNAVTKEIEDRVQTVLNQDEYMEDGENYMVTSRISQVGEGAGNPYTDGGSNAEMPHRGKITVNFSEFKFRQGKDTEIIRQKVQDALDGIYPGLAISVEKQPSGPPAGSPINIELEGKDYGELIDVGEDIVNFINSRNIGGIEELKIDVNKNKPSMRVSVDREKAGELGVAAGQVGNQLRRSLFGEKAGVYKEDGDDYDINVRFNKDLRYDKSALFNQNIIFRDAATGQIKEIPISAVASEKNTSGFSAIKHRNGNRVVTVYSGLKPGGNAAAIVSQIQEEMKNFEGLPNDVKIDYTGQIEEQNKQMQFLVGAFFSGLGLILLILIFQFGGISKPIIIMLAIFLSFIGVFGGLMLTGWPFVIMMTMMGIISLAGIVVNNGVVLLDYTQILIDRKKVKLDLDDRDLLKIDDATDAIVVGGKARLRPVILTAITTVLGLIPLAIGLNIDFFSLFSNFDPKIYIGGDNVIFWGPLAWTVIFGLLVATFLTLIIVPVLFNIVYRIKIKVRSRSNKKKKQTAKKGKALETAA; encoded by the coding sequence ATGAGCAAAATTAAAAAGAACGCCGAAAAGGAATTCCGTCCCTCATCATGGGCCATCGATAACCCGTCGGTCATTTACGTCTTGATCGGCATCTTCCTGTGGTTGGGCTTCTCGGCCTATATGGCGATGCCACGGGAGGACTTCCCCGAAATTATCGAGACCAAGATTTACATTAGCACCCCCTTTCCCGGCAACACCGCCGAAGATATCGAGCGCCTGATTACCGACCCGCTTGAAGATCGATTGAAGAATGTAAGCAACGTCATCGAAGTCGTCTCCACCTCGCAAGAAGACTATTCCATCATAACGGTCGAGTTCGACGAGGATATTACAGTGGAATCCGCGAAACAAAAGGTCAAGGACGAGGTAGACGGGGAAAAAGCCAGCGAAGACTGGCCGCTTTTCAACGGGGCCAAGGTAGAACCCAATATTTTCGATCTCAACTTTTCGGAGGAGTTCCCGATAATGAATATCAATTTTACCGGGGACTACCCCGTACAGCGACTCAAGGAATTTGCCGAATACCTGCAAGATGAAATCGAGGACCTGCCCGAGATCAAACAGGCAGATATCAGAGGGGTTCAGGAAAAAGAGGTCGAAGTGGCCGTTGATGTTTATAAAATGATGGCCGCAAAAGTCAGTTTTCAGGACGTCATCAACGCCATAAGCAACGGAAATATGACCATGTCCGCCGGGAATCTTAAAATCGGTGGACAACGGCGCACCGTTCGTATTATCGGAGAAATCGAAAATCCTAAACAGCTAAACGACTTCGTGGTAAAATCGGAGAACGGAGCGGTATACTTAAAAGATATCGCCAACGTAACCTTCGATGAAAAGGATAAAACCACATACGCCCGTGAATTCGGGGAAAGTGTCGTAATGCTCGACGTGAAAAAAAGGGCCGGCCGGAACTCTATTTCCGCTGCGGATAAAATTAAGGAAATCATCAAGGAGACCCAGGCCAACTATTTTCCCTCCGATTTACATATATCAATAACCAACGATTCCTCGACCCGTACCTTGAACCAAGTCGACGATTTGGTGAACAACATCATTTTTGGAATTATTCTGGTCGTCACGGTACTCATGTTCTTTTTGGGCTTCCGAAATGCGCTTTTCGTCGGTTTCGCTATCCCCATGTCGATGTTTATGTCGTTCATGATCCTGAACGGCTTAGGCTACACACTAAATACCATGATACTTTTCGGTATGATCATGGGCCTCGGTATGCTGGTCGATAATGGGATAGTGGTCGTTGAAAACGTCTACCGCTTGATGGATGAGGGCATGTCGCGAACCGAAGCGGCCAAAAAAGGCATTGGTGAAATTGCCGTACCCATTATTATTTCGACCCTTACCACCGTAGCGGCTTTTGTTCCGCTTGGGCTCTGGCCGGGAATTTTCGGCCAGTTCATGAAATATTTCCCGATTACCCTGTCGGTGGTACTCGGGTCGTCGCTTTTTGTCGCCATCTTTATGAACTCGATGCTGGTTTCGAACTTTATGGAAACTGGGGAAAAGGAACTCAAATTAAGGCAATTGATACGTCTCAGTATCATATTGGGGGGGCTAGGCGCCATTATTCTTGCGTTCGGCGGGGCCCTACGCGGGCTGGGCACTGTCTTATTGGTCACCGCACTTATGTTCTGGGTCTATAAGTATTTCCTAAAGGGATGGGCCGTAAATTTTCAGCGGCATAGCATGGTCCGATTTGAAAACTGGTATGAAACAAGGTTAAAACACGCGCTGCGGGGCGGAAACGTGTACTGGTACTTCGGACTTACATTTCTTTTATTGATTGCCGTATTCATTCTGTTCGGGGCCTCCATCGGCGCCGGTAGGACTAAAATCGAGTTTTTTCCCGATAACACCCCCAACGAAATCTTCGTGTATTTAGAATATCCCGAAGGTACCAGTATTGAAAAAACCAATGCCGTTACCAAAGAAATCGAAGACCGGGTTCAAACCGTTCTCAATCAGGACGAGTATATGGAAGATGGAGAAAATTATATGGTAACCTCAAGGATATCGCAGGTAGGCGAAGGGGCTGGCAATCCTTATACCGACGGAGGTTCCAATGCCGAAATGCCACATAGGGGAAAAATTACGGTCAACTTTAGCGAGTTCAAGTTCCGTCAAGGAAAAGATACCGAGATCATCCGCCAGAAAGTTCAGGATGCCCTCGATGGCATCTACCCCGGCCTCGCCATATCGGTGGAGAAACAGCCCAGCGGCCCACCAGCAGGTTCCCCGATCAATATAGAACTCGAAGGAAAAGATTATGGGGAACTGATAGATGTCGGCGAGGATATCGTGAATTTCATCAATTCAAGAAACATCGGAGGCATAGAAGAACTTAAAATAGACGTGAACAAGAACAAACCATCGATGCGAGTAAGCGTCGATCGTGAAAAGGCAGGAGAATTGGGTGTGGCCGCCGGACAAGTGGGCAACCAATTGAGACGGTCGCTGTTCGGTGAAAAAGCGGGCGTCTACAAGGAGGACGGTGACGACTACGATATCAACGTTCGTTTTAACAAAGACCTTCGATATGACAAGAGTGCCCTCTTCAACCAGAACATTATCTTTAGGGACGCCGCTACCGGACAGATTAAGGAAATTCCTATTTCGGCCGTGGCATCTGAAAAGAACACTTCCGGGTTTAGTGCTATAAAACACCGTAACGGGAACCGGGTGGTTACCGTATATTCAGGTCTTAAACCTGGAGGCAACGCAGCAGCAATCGTTAGCCAGATCCAGGAGGAAATGAAAAACTTCGAAGGACTTCCCAATGATGTAAAAATCGATTACACCGGGCAGATCGAGGAACAGAACAAACAGATGCAGTTTTTGGTAGGCGCCTTCTTTTCGGGCCTGGGGTTAATCTTACTGATTTTAATCTTTCAGTTTGGGGGCATCTCTAAACCTATTATCATTATGTTGGCCATTTTTCTGAGTTTTATCGGGGTTTTCGGAGGACTGATGCTCACCGGATGGCCGTTTGTGATCATGATGACCATGATGGGTATCATTTCCCTGGCCGGTATTGTGGTGAACAATGGCGTTGTGCTGTTGGATTATACCCAGATTCTGATCGATCGTAAAAAGGTGAAGCTTGATTTGGATGATCGGGACCTTTTAAAAATCGACGACGCGACGGATGCCATCGTAGTCGGGGGTAAGGCAAGACTGCGCCCCGTAATCTTGACCGCTATCACTACGGTTCTGGGACTGATTCCCTTAGCCATTGGCCTGAACATCGACTTCTTCTCACTATTCTCGAACTTCGATCCGAAAATCTATATCGGAGGCGACAACGTCATCTTTTGGGGCCCCTTAGCTTGGACCGTCATCTTTGGATTGCTGGTGGCGACCTTTTTGACCCTGATTATTGTCCCAGTACTTTTTAATATAGTGTATCGGATAAAGATTAAGGTTCGAAGCCGTAGCAACAAGAAAAAGAAGCAGACGGCGAAAAAAGGAAAGGCGTTGGAAACAGCAGCATAA
- a CDS encoding four helix bundle protein: MSQIKFAFEDLKVYAKALDLIDRVYKVTDAFLKEETYRLTSQFIRAATSIALNIAECSGDTNPQFNRFLQIAGNSVKECVVCSKIAER, translated from the coding sequence ATGTCACAAATAAAATTTGCTTTTGAGGACCTAAAAGTATACGCGAAAGCTCTTGATTTGATTGATAGGGTCTATAAGGTTACCGATGCTTTTCTAAAGGAGGAGACCTATAGGTTGACATCGCAGTTCATTAGGGCAGCAACTTCTATTGCATTAAATATTGCGGAGTGCTCAGGCGACACGAACCCGCAGTTCAATAGATTCCTACAAATCGCAGGAAACTCTGTCAAGGAATGTGTTGTCTGTTCAAAAATTGCCGAACGGTAA
- a CDS encoding efflux RND transporter periplasmic adaptor subunit, producing MKTTIPILIAAIILSSCGGKDESVDSLIAQGNLESLRAKKSEIADRRKEIDADLRKLDSVIAAKSGAERLPLVNTIAAEPQKFVHFLELQGDVKTKQNVLVYPEMAGTLQRVYVQEGDRVTKGQTLAVIDDGGMSSQLAQLKTQAELARTTYERRKRLWDQKIGSEIEYLSAKSNYEAAQNSVEQAESQLGKSTIKAPFSGIIDNVIKDQGTVVSPGPGSEVFRIVNLSDMYITVDVPEIYLGDVSKGKKAMVYFPVLGDSVTTKIRETGNFIKPSNRSFNVEIPVPNKDGKIKPNLTAKVSLNDYTSDDAIMIPSSIISENAEGEQFVYLAEASDSDNEAVAKRTIITTGKTQGAQIEVLTGIEPGSQVIKEGARTVKDGQKVKIKETLDVRR from the coding sequence ATGAAAACAACAATACCCATTCTTATTGCAGCGATTATTCTTTCTTCCTGCGGGGGCAAAGATGAATCCGTCGATTCCCTGATCGCCCAAGGAAATTTGGAGTCCTTGCGTGCCAAGAAATCCGAAATTGCGGATCGACGGAAAGAGATTGATGCGGACTTGCGCAAACTGGATTCCGTCATCGCGGCCAAATCCGGCGCAGAACGGCTTCCGTTGGTGAATACGATTGCCGCCGAACCCCAAAAGTTCGTCCACTTTCTCGAACTGCAGGGTGACGTAAAGACCAAACAAAACGTGCTAGTCTATCCTGAAATGGCCGGCACCCTACAACGGGTGTACGTTCAAGAAGGCGATCGAGTGACCAAGGGCCAAACCCTTGCCGTAATCGATGACGGGGGTATGAGCAGCCAATTGGCCCAATTAAAAACGCAGGCCGAACTGGCAAGGACTACCTACGAGCGCAGAAAACGGCTTTGGGACCAGAAAATAGGTTCGGAAATCGAATACCTATCCGCTAAGAGCAACTACGAGGCGGCCCAGAATTCCGTGGAACAAGCGGAGAGTCAATTGGGAAAATCTACTATAAAGGCTCCTTTTTCGGGAATCATAGACAACGTCATCAAGGATCAGGGCACGGTCGTTTCGCCCGGTCCGGGTTCGGAAGTGTTTCGCATTGTCAACCTATCCGATATGTACATTACCGTTGACGTGCCAGAAATTTATCTTGGTGACGTGTCCAAAGGCAAGAAGGCGATGGTCTATTTTCCGGTACTGGGTGACAGCGTGACTACTAAAATTCGAGAGACAGGCAACTTTATCAAGCCCTCGAACCGTTCGTTTAACGTCGAAATTCCCGTTCCGAACAAAGACGGAAAGATAAAACCCAATCTTACGGCCAAGGTAAGCTTGAACGATTATACGAGCGACGACGCCATTATGATCCCGTCGAGTATCATTTCCGAAAATGCGGAAGGGGAGCAATTCGTGTATCTGGCAGAAGCGTCCGATAGTGATAACGAGGCCGTTGCGAAAAGAACCATCATTACAACCGGGAAGACCCAAGGCGCACAGATCGAGGTGTTGACCGGCATCGAACCGGGCAGCCAAGTAATTAAAGAAGGTGCCCGAACGGTCAAGGACGGACAGAAGGTCAAGATAAAGGAGACGTTAGACGTTAGACGTTAG
- a CDS encoding TolC family protein, translating into MRNNLTLFFILFFTLQGFSQDTVKKTYSFTLEEAINFALEHNYSAINAGRDIIDARKQKWETIAEGLPQINGSVSYQNQLKQPVSLIPAEFTGGEPGTYLPIVFGQQHQATATATLSQKIFDGSYIVGVQATKAFLSYSANTEEKTDQEVRKSVVEAYGNVLLAEESVVIFKKNKANLEENLFETRKLFENGLGDEESVEQLQITLSSVDNQLKNAIRLETITRQMLNLVMGIAIDAPTRLEESLDNLAEAQIDLSLMENDFQMKNNVDYKLAFNLTEQRYYEWKLARSRALPTLNSFINYGTSAFANEFSFFDGDQEWFDSAILGFDLSIPLFSSGKRSASTARAKIAMEKAKTQLTEAEEQIRLQLQQAKSEYILAIEEYRTAEKNLGLAERIENKNQIKYTEGLASSFELRQAQTQLYDAQQGYLQSMVEVINTKTNLEVILNEE; encoded by the coding sequence ATGCGGAATAATTTAACGCTATTTTTTATCCTATTCTTTACGCTTCAGGGATTCTCGCAAGACACCGTTAAAAAAACCTATAGTTTCACCTTGGAGGAAGCTATCAACTTCGCCCTTGAACATAACTACAGCGCAATTAATGCCGGTCGGGACATCATTGATGCCCGGAAACAAAAATGGGAAACCATTGCAGAAGGCCTACCCCAGATAAACGGTTCGGTAAGCTATCAAAATCAGTTGAAACAACCGGTTTCGCTTATTCCCGCTGAATTTACTGGCGGCGAACCGGGCACCTATCTCCCGATTGTTTTTGGACAGCAGCACCAAGCTACGGCAACCGCTACCTTGAGTCAGAAAATTTTCGACGGCTCTTATATCGTTGGGGTACAGGCCACCAAGGCATTTTTGAGCTATAGCGCCAATACCGAGGAGAAAACAGATCAAGAAGTCCGTAAATCGGTCGTGGAGGCCTACGGCAACGTGCTACTTGCCGAGGAGAGCGTGGTTATTTTCAAAAAAAACAAGGCCAATCTCGAAGAGAACCTTTTTGAGACACGAAAACTCTTTGAAAACGGACTGGGCGACGAAGAAAGTGTCGAACAGTTACAGATTACCCTATCTTCGGTAGACAACCAATTGAAGAACGCCATTAGGCTTGAAACCATTACCCGCCAGATGTTGAACTTGGTCATGGGCATTGCCATTGACGCCCCGACCCGGCTGGAGGAAAGCCTGGACAATCTGGCCGAGGCCCAGATCGATTTATCGCTGATGGAAAACGATTTCCAGATGAAAAACAATGTGGACTATAAATTGGCCTTTAATCTGACCGAACAGCGCTACTACGAATGGAAACTGGCAAGAAGCCGTGCCCTACCTACTTTAAACTCCTTTATCAATTACGGAACGTCGGCCTTTGCCAACGAATTCAGTTTTTTTGATGGAGACCAAGAATGGTTCGATTCGGCAATATTGGGTTTTGACCTTAGCATTCCGTTATTCAGTTCGGGTAAACGCAGTGCCAGCACCGCACGGGCAAAGATTGCGATGGAAAAGGCAAAGACCCAGCTGACGGAGGCCGAAGAGCAGATACGCCTTCAATTGCAGCAGGCCAAAAGTGAGTACATACTGGCCATTGAAGAGTATCGAACCGCCGAAAAGAATCTAGGTCTGGCCGAACGTATCGAGAACAAAAACCAGATCAAATATACAGAGGGCCTGGCCAGTAGTTTTGAACTTCGGCAGGCCCAGACCCAATTGTACGACGCACAACAGGGATACCTGCAATCGATGGTAGAAGTGATAAACACGAAAACGAACCTAGAAGTCATATTGAACGAAGAATAA
- a CDS encoding TetR/AcrR family transcriptional regulator, with product MREKILEKATDMFLKLGFKSVTMDDLAQELGISKKTIYTHFRNKTRLVEVSTDRLFKIISGGIDHICSLQKNPIDEIYDIKKFAMAHLKNGKSSPQHQLKKYYPKIFGTLREKQFDIMQTCVVRNVRNGIEQNLYRDDLNVDFITRIYFSGMLSIQDRELFPDETFDMQELEDHYLEYHLRGIVTPTGRKILNGIINSNHE from the coding sequence ATGAGAGAAAAAATTTTAGAAAAGGCAACGGATATGTTCTTGAAGCTCGGTTTCAAGAGCGTTACAATGGATGATTTGGCCCAAGAACTCGGCATATCTAAAAAGACCATCTACACGCATTTCCGAAATAAGACAAGGTTGGTCGAGGTGAGCACTGATCGGTTGTTTAAGATTATTTCAGGCGGTATCGACCACATATGTTCATTACAGAAAAATCCTATTGACGAAATCTATGACATCAAAAAGTTCGCGATGGCACATTTAAAAAATGGAAAATCATCGCCCCAGCACCAACTAAAAAAATATTATCCGAAAATATTCGGTACCCTTAGGGAGAAACAGTTCGATATCATGCAGACCTGTGTAGTTCGGAACGTTCGCAATGGAATCGAACAAAATCTGTATCGAGACGATCTCAACGTTGATTTTATCACCCGAATATACTTCTCTGGAATGCTAAGCATTCAAGACCGTGAACTTTTCCCCGATGAAACTTTCGACATGCAAGAGCTCGAAGACCATTATCTCGAGTACCACTTAAGGGGTATAGTGACCCCAACAGGCAGAAAGATCTTGAACGGCATCATCAACTCAAACCACGAATAA
- a CDS encoding polyprenyl synthetase family protein has translation MQSTDHYRTAFTSYLDNKILISEPRNLYEPIAYILNLGGKRLRPVLTLMATEIFDVDYKRALDAALAIEVFHNFSLVHDDIMDAAPLRRGKATVHQKWDVNTAILSGDAMLITAYQLFENYAPDTFRDLAKLFSTTALQVCEGQQYDIDFETRDDVTLPEYMMMVQYKTAVLVAAALKMGAIIAAASEQEQNRIYAFGLNLGIAFQLQDDYLDAFGDPKTFGKQVGGDIIENKKTVLYLNVHKDGNDKQKKELLDLYSIQPKNPSIKIDSVKDLFLDSGAAERTQIAISDYTEKAFAILETMDISEDKKKVLRGFGKQLMARKV, from the coding sequence ATGCAGTCCACCGACCACTATCGTACCGCTTTTACATCTTATTTAGATAACAAAATTTTGATTTCTGAGCCGCGGAATCTGTATGAGCCCATCGCCTATATTTTAAATCTTGGAGGTAAGCGCTTACGTCCGGTGCTCACCCTGATGGCCACTGAAATTTTTGATGTGGACTATAAGAGAGCTTTGGACGCGGCGCTGGCCATTGAAGTTTTCCATAATTTTTCGTTGGTACACGACGATATTATGGACGCCGCCCCTTTACGGCGCGGGAAGGCGACCGTACATCAAAAATGGGATGTAAACACGGCGATACTCTCGGGGGATGCCATGCTGATAACCGCCTATCAACTCTTTGAAAACTATGCGCCCGATACGTTTCGGGATTTGGCCAAATTGTTCAGTACGACCGCCCTTCAGGTCTGTGAGGGACAGCAGTACGATATCGATTTCGAGACGAGAGATGATGTTACGCTGCCCGAATACATGATGATGGTTCAATACAAAACGGCCGTTTTAGTGGCCGCTGCCCTGAAAATGGGAGCTATTATCGCGGCTGCTTCCGAACAGGAACAAAATAGGATTTACGCATTCGGACTGAACCTAGGGATCGCCTTTCAATTGCAGGATGACTATCTCGATGCTTTCGGCGACCCAAAGACGTTCGGAAAACAGGTCGGAGGCGATATCATCGAGAATAAAAAGACAGTACTTTACCTTAACGTTCATAAAGATGGGAACGATAAGCAGAAAAAGGAGTTGTTGGACCTTTATTCGATACAGCCGAAGAATCCGAGCATCAAAATCGATTCCGTCAAAGACCTGTTTTTGGATAGCGGTGCCGCGGAACGGACCCAAATCGCAATTTCGGATTATACGGAGAAGGCATTCGCCATTTTGGAAACCATGGATATTTCCGAGGACAAGAAAAAGGTCTTGCGCGGTTTTGGAAAACAGCTAATGGCGCGAAAAGTATGA